In one window of Sphingomonas glaciei DNA:
- a CDS encoding ribbon-helix-helix domain-containing protein has translation METVTYSPPVKRSVLIRGHQTSISLEPLFWRALEIAARDAEMPVNALVAEIDEARLKVLDPPNLTSALRQWLFGRALGG, from the coding sequence GTGGAGACCGTCACCTATTCGCCGCCCGTAAAGCGAAGCGTCCTGATCCGCGGTCACCAGACCAGCATCAGCCTGGAACCCTTGTTCTGGCGTGCGCTGGAGATCGCGGCTCGCGATGCCGAGATGCCGGTGAACGCGCTGGTCGCCGAGATCGACGAAGCGAGGCTCAAGGTCTTAGACCCGCCCAACCTCACCAGCGCGCTGCGGCAATGGCTGTTCGGGCGCGCGCTGGGCGGGTGA
- a CDS encoding NAD-glutamate dehydrogenase, giving the protein MAADPRASASMADAFSQALVDGALPGETEGFTPAEQAEAAAFVGEVAAERRPGEVALKLQSVGSEAARRLMRLVIVNDDMPFLVDSVAAVIAGHGLTVRRLLHPIVHATREGKRLVSLGEGNPESIIYVELDRADARGRHELVQEIEAVLASVRAAVGDWQTMLATMREDAAEVARSDAESGALLAWLASNNFTLLGHKLVAADGGVGEGLGILSSAGIDLWGSEDLRGLVDALRNDHRRVLLLKADRLSPVHRRVPLDVVVVRRGDNSLSLHAGLWTSAALRSPPAEIPVVRGRLAELDRELGFAPASHGAKALAHALSTLPPDLLISFDEREVRAAALTAMSLADRPRPALLLLPGALHRHLFAFVWLPRDELSTTRRIAIQRMIEEAVLSSVTNWAVELGDGDLALIRLTLGFAASRPLPDVAILDAQLVDMVRGWAPAVEAELSERVGSSRAIRLALTYLPGVPEDYRSRASAGEAASDILRLCALEGADDRDVRLHREPSDRPGQLRLKLYRSGGLVPLSEAVPVFENFGFRVIEEHPTALGEDSRLGHIHDFRLELAGADPDDLLARTDVIEGAIGAVLQRHAEDDEFNQLVLFAGLDPQPVVWLRAWFRYLRQTGVAYGLVTVVDALKRTPAATRALVSWFTAAHDPAREGRKAAVEAERAAFEAALNGVKSIDDDRILRLFRSVVEATLRTNAFSPRPDEALAFKLDPTRIPGLPAPIPYREIWVYSPRVEGIHLRGGPVARGGLRWSDRRDDFRTEILGLMKAQLVKNAVIVPTGAKGGFYPKHLPSPATDREAWLAEGTESYRIFIRSLLSVTDNIVEGKVVHPDGVVVHDGDDPYFVVAADKGTATFSDVANAIALDRGFWLGDAFASGGSNGYDHKAMGITAKGAWISVQRHFLEMGIDIQSEPVTVAGCGDMSGDVFGNGMLLSKAIQLVAAFDHRHIFIDPTPDPATSWAERRRLFDLPRSSWDDYDRSKLSPGAMIVPRSQKEIVLTPEAAAAIGVQPGAFDPAGLISAILKAPVGLMWFGGIGTYVKSRAQANSAVGDPANDALRVDATDLRAKVLGEGANLAITQAARIEFSELGGRCNTDFIDNSAGVDCSDNEVNIKIPLNQEMLEGWLTLEARNALLESMTDEVGELVLDDNRRQTLALSVAERSGAAGLPVQVRTLELLEAAGRLDRRVEGLESSDELLRRVGDNRGLTRPELSVLLSLAKLSLQDAAEELRLAEDPLMHEQLLAAFPKPLREAHREALLRHRLGNEIIATKVANRFVNRLGPSVALDLTEEEGSSLAQVVAAFLTAERLLKLDLLWQRIEDAPVSEAVRLDLFAMAAQSVRSHMSDILRAAGGETGVSDLVALLEPGLTEIDAAARSIIRDEVKAQAVALHGSLEALGAGEAIVSGLVKLYELDGVFGIAALSQRKEMDALELTHAYVRIGEALGIDWAQSQALRLHPVDQWERLLVAGLLKEFEQLRIDWLSRTRGDDPVQAVERWAERQGKRIDQFRRLVTRARSGGSVSVPMLAQIASQARILLSR; this is encoded by the coding sequence ATGGCGGCTGACCCCCGCGCGTCCGCATCGATGGCGGACGCCTTTTCCCAAGCCCTAGTCGATGGTGCCCTGCCCGGCGAAACCGAGGGGTTCACCCCGGCCGAGCAGGCCGAGGCGGCAGCCTTCGTCGGCGAAGTCGCGGCCGAGCGCCGCCCCGGCGAGGTCGCGCTCAAGCTGCAATCGGTCGGGAGCGAAGCGGCGCGTCGCCTGATGCGGCTGGTCATCGTCAACGACGACATGCCCTTCCTGGTCGACAGCGTCGCGGCGGTGATCGCCGGGCACGGCTTGACCGTCCGGCGCCTGTTGCACCCGATCGTCCACGCGACCCGCGAGGGCAAGCGCTTGGTTTCGCTCGGCGAAGGCAATCCCGAATCGATCATCTACGTCGAACTGGACCGGGCCGACGCGCGCGGCCGGCATGAACTGGTGCAGGAAATCGAGGCGGTGCTTGCCTCGGTCCGGGCGGCGGTCGGCGACTGGCAGACGATGCTCGCCACCATGCGCGAGGATGCGGCCGAGGTCGCCCGCTCCGACGCCGAAAGCGGGGCGCTGCTTGCCTGGCTGGCAAGCAACAACTTCACCCTGCTCGGACACAAGCTGGTCGCGGCCGACGGAGGCGTCGGCGAGGGCCTCGGCATCCTGTCCTCCGCCGGGATCGACCTGTGGGGCAGCGAAGACCTGCGCGGGCTGGTCGACGCGCTTCGCAACGATCACCGCCGGGTGCTCCTGCTCAAGGCCGACCGGCTGTCCCCGGTGCACCGCCGGGTGCCGCTCGACGTGGTCGTCGTGCGCCGCGGCGACAACTCGCTGTCGCTTCACGCCGGTCTGTGGACCAGTGCCGCGCTCCGCTCGCCCCCGGCCGAGATCCCGGTCGTCCGAGGCCGGCTTGCCGAACTCGACCGCGAGCTTGGCTTCGCGCCCGCCAGCCACGGCGCCAAGGCGCTTGCGCATGCGCTGTCTACATTGCCGCCCGACCTACTGATCTCGTTCGACGAGCGCGAGGTGAGGGCCGCGGCCCTGACCGCGATGAGCCTGGCCGATCGTCCACGCCCGGCCTTGCTGCTGCTTCCGGGCGCCCTGCATCGCCATCTGTTCGCGTTCGTCTGGCTGCCGCGCGACGAGCTTTCGACGACCCGCCGGATAGCCATCCAGCGGATGATCGAGGAAGCGGTGCTGTCCTCTGTCACCAATTGGGCGGTCGAACTTGGCGACGGTGATTTGGCGCTGATCCGCCTGACGCTCGGCTTTGCCGCCTCGCGACCGCTGCCCGATGTCGCCATTCTCGACGCGCAGCTGGTCGACATGGTCCGCGGCTGGGCCCCCGCGGTCGAGGCCGAGCTGAGCGAGCGGGTGGGCAGCAGCCGCGCGATCCGCTTGGCGCTGACCTACCTGCCGGGCGTTCCCGAGGATTACCGCAGCCGAGCTTCCGCCGGGGAAGCGGCCTCCGACATCCTTCGCCTATGCGCGCTGGAGGGAGCGGACGACCGCGACGTCCGGCTGCATCGCGAGCCTTCGGACCGTCCGGGCCAGCTGCGCCTGAAGCTCTACCGGTCGGGCGGGCTGGTCCCCCTGTCCGAAGCCGTCCCGGTGTTCGAGAACTTCGGGTTCCGGGTGATCGAGGAGCATCCGACCGCGCTTGGCGAAGATAGCCGGCTGGGCCACATCCACGACTTCCGGCTCGAACTGGCCGGGGCCGATCCCGACGACTTGCTGGCGCGCACCGACGTGATCGAGGGCGCGATCGGCGCGGTCCTCCAACGCCATGCCGAGGATGACGAATTCAACCAGCTGGTGCTGTTCGCCGGGCTCGACCCGCAGCCGGTCGTATGGCTGCGCGCCTGGTTCCGCTACCTGCGCCAGACCGGCGTCGCCTATGGCCTGGTAACGGTGGTCGATGCGCTGAAGCGCACCCCGGCCGCGACCCGCGCCCTGGTCAGCTGGTTCACCGCCGCACACGATCCCGCCCGCGAAGGCCGCAAGGCCGCGGTCGAGGCCGAGCGCGCCGCGTTCGAAGCGGCGCTGAACGGGGTCAAGTCGATCGACGACGATCGCATCCTGCGCCTGTTCCGAAGCGTGGTCGAAGCGACGCTGCGGACCAACGCCTTTTCGCCGCGCCCCGACGAAGCGCTGGCCTTCAAGCTCGACCCCACCCGCATTCCGGGCCTCCCAGCGCCGATCCCGTACCGCGAAATCTGGGTCTACAGCCCGCGGGTCGAAGGCATCCACCTGCGCGGCGGACCGGTCGCCCGCGGCGGGCTTCGCTGGTCCGACCGGCGCGACGACTTCCGCACCGAGATCCTCGGCCTGATGAAGGCGCAGCTGGTCAAGAATGCGGTGATCGTGCCAACCGGCGCCAAGGGCGGTTTCTATCCCAAGCACCTGCCCTCGCCCGCGACTGACCGCGAGGCGTGGCTGGCCGAGGGCACCGAAAGCTACCGGATCTTCATCCGCTCCTTGCTGTCGGTCACCGACAACATCGTCGAGGGCAAGGTGGTCCATCCGGACGGGGTGGTCGTCCACGACGGCGACGACCCCTATTTCGTGGTCGCCGCCGACAAGGGCACCGCGACCTTTTCCGACGTCGCGAACGCCATTGCGCTCGACCGCGGCTTCTGGCTCGGCGACGCCTTCGCCAGCGGCGGGTCCAACGGCTACGACCACAAGGCGATGGGCATCACCGCCAAGGGCGCGTGGATCAGCGTCCAGCGCCACTTCCTCGAAATGGGCATCGACATCCAGTCCGAGCCGGTGACGGTCGCCGGCTGCGGCGACATGTCGGGCGACGTGTTCGGCAACGGCATGCTGCTGTCGAAGGCGATCCAATTGGTCGCCGCGTTCGACCACCGCCACATCTTCATCGATCCGACTCCCGACCCGGCGACCAGCTGGGCGGAACGGCGGCGCCTGTTCGACCTGCCGCGGTCGAGCTGGGACGATTACGACCGGAGCAAGCTCAGTCCCGGCGCGATGATCGTGCCGCGCAGCCAGAAGGAGATCGTGCTGACCCCCGAAGCCGCTGCGGCGATCGGGGTCCAACCAGGGGCGTTCGATCCGGCGGGCCTGATCAGCGCGATCCTCAAGGCGCCGGTCGGCCTGATGTGGTTCGGCGGGATCGGCACCTATGTGAAGTCGCGCGCGCAGGCCAACAGCGCGGTCGGCGACCCGGCCAACGATGCGCTGCGGGTCGATGCCACCGATCTTCGCGCCAAGGTGCTGGGCGAGGGCGCCAACCTGGCAATCACCCAGGCCGCGCGGATCGAGTTCAGCGAGCTGGGCGGGCGCTGCAACACCGACTTCATCGACAATTCGGCGGGCGTCGATTGCTCGGACAATGAGGTCAACATCAAGATCCCGCTCAACCAGGAGATGCTGGAAGGTTGGCTCACGCTGGAGGCGCGCAACGCGCTGCTGGAAAGCATGACCGACGAGGTCGGCGAACTGGTGCTCGACGACAATCGCCGCCAGACGCTGGCGCTGTCGGTGGCAGAGCGCAGCGGGGCAGCCGGACTTCCGGTGCAGGTCCGCACGCTTGAACTGCTGGAAGCGGCCGGGCGGCTCGACCGCCGAGTCGAGGGGCTGGAAAGCAGCGACGAATTGCTTCGCCGCGTCGGCGACAATCGCGGGCTGACCCGGCCCGAGCTTTCGGTCCTGCTCAGCCTGGCCAAGCTCAGCCTGCAGGACGCGGCCGAGGAACTGCGCCTGGCCGAAGACCCGTTGATGCACGAGCAATTGCTGGCGGCCTTTCCCAAGCCGCTTCGCGAGGCGCATCGCGAGGCGTTGTTGCGCCACAGGCTCGGTAACGAGATCATCGCCACCAAGGTCGCGAACCGCTTCGTCAACCGGCTGGGGCCGAGCGTTGCGCTCGACCTGACGGAAGAGGAAGGAAGCTCGCTGGCGCAGGTCGTCGCGGCCTTCCTGACTGCCGAGCGCCTGCTCAAGCTCGACCTGCTGTGGCAGCGGATCGAGGACGCACCGGTCAGCGAGGCGGTCCGGCTCGACCTGTTCGCGATGGCCGCGCAGAGCGTACGCAGCCACATGAGCGACATCCTCCGCGCCGCAGGCGGGGAGACGGGCGTGTCCGATCTGGTCGCTCTGCTGGAGCCGGGCCTGACCGAGATCGACGCCGCCGCGCGCTCGATCATCCGCGACGAGGTCAAGGCACAGGCGGTCGCGCTTCACGGCTCGCTCGAGGCGCTTGGCGCGGGCGAGGCGATCGTCAGCGGGCTGGTCAAGCTGTACGAGCTCGACGGCGTGTTCGGCATCGCCGCTCTGTCCCAGCGCAAGGAAATGGACGCGCTCGAACTGACCCACGCTTACGTCCGGATCGGCGAGGCGCTGGGCATTGACTGGGCGCAAAGCCAGGCGCTGCGCCTTCATCCGGTCGACCAGTGGGAACGTCTCCTTGTCGCCGGCCTGCTCAAGGAGTTCGAGCAGCTGCGCATCGACTGGCTGTCACGCACCCGCGGTGACGACCCGGTCCAGGCGGTCGAACGCTGGGCCGAGCGGCAGGGCAAGCGGATCGATCAATTCCGCCGGCTGGTCACCCGCGCGCGGAGCGGAGGGTCGGTGAGCGTTCCGATGCTGGCGCAGATCGCCAGCCAGGCCCGCATCCTGTTGTCGCGCTAG
- a CDS encoding ATP-grasp domain-containing protein: MRIAMLTPAPDYGADFDWAFDNQADALKAAGAEVRGVPWTAFDSPSDFDLVLPLVAWGYHLRHAEWLAFLDRAEAEGWPMINPPALLRWNSDKAYLRELEAKGIAAVPTLEVDHLNEAALAAAHGVLGAAEVVIKPPVSAGAWGTYRLKPGEPLPQEVHGQRMLVQPWLGAVVEEGEYSLILLGGRLSHCVAKRPKAGDFRVQPYHGGTTEAAELPEGALALAEAALAEAPAKATYARVDLIRGTTGELQLMELELIEPALFLECEPTAAANFAAAILSEGLA, from the coding sequence ATGCGCATCGCGATGCTGACCCCGGCACCCGACTATGGGGCGGACTTCGACTGGGCCTTCGACAATCAGGCCGACGCGCTCAAGGCAGCGGGCGCCGAGGTGAGGGGCGTGCCTTGGACCGCGTTCGACAGTCCAAGCGATTTCGACCTGGTGTTGCCGCTGGTCGCCTGGGGCTACCACCTGCGTCACGCCGAGTGGCTCGCGTTCCTCGATCGCGCGGAGGCCGAAGGCTGGCCGATGATCAACCCGCCGGCCCTGCTGCGCTGGAACAGCGACAAGGCCTATCTCCGCGAGCTGGAGGCCAAGGGAATCGCCGCGGTGCCGACGCTGGAGGTCGATCACCTCAACGAGGCGGCGCTGGCGGCGGCGCACGGGGTGCTGGGCGCGGCGGAAGTGGTGATCAAGCCGCCGGTCTCGGCCGGGGCGTGGGGGACCTATCGGCTGAAACCGGGTGAGCCGCTTCCGCAAGAGGTGCACGGCCAGCGGATGCTGGTGCAGCCATGGCTGGGCGCGGTGGTCGAGGAGGGCGAGTATAGCCTGATCCTGCTCGGCGGGCGCTTGTCGCATTGCGTCGCCAAACGGCCCAAAGCGGGTGACTTCCGGGTCCAGCCCTATCATGGCGGGACGACCGAAGCGGCCGAACTGCCGGAAGGCGCGCTGGCCTTGGCCGAAGCGGCATTGGCGGAAGCGCCAGCCAAGGCCACCTACGCCCGCGTCGACCTCATCCGCGGCACTACCGGCGAGTTGCAGTTGATGGAACTCGAGCTGATCGAACCGGCGCTGTTCCTGGAGTGCGAACCGACCGCCGCCGCCAATTTCGCAGCCGCGATCCTCAGCGAAGGCCTCGCCTAG